From a single Fulvivirga ulvae genomic region:
- a CDS encoding ABC transporter ATP-binding protein, with the protein MIRIENIHKSFGDKQILRGISGTFEKGKPNLIIGSSGTGKSVLLKCIVGLIPPDEGLVYFDDKEFTRANRDVKTEVRREIGMLFQGGALFDSKTVEQNVMFPLDVLTKMPKGEKTDRVNFCLERVGLAGQNNKMPSEISGGMKKRVGIARAIVNNSHYLFCDEPNSGLDPQTSILIDDLILEITEEYNITTIVVTHDMNSVLGIGENIMFLYKGKKLWEGNKNDLMNTGVKEFDDFVFANKVMQKLKHI; encoded by the coding sequence ATGATACGAATAGAGAACATACATAAATCATTTGGAGACAAACAAATCCTGAGGGGTATCAGTGGCACGTTTGAGAAAGGTAAACCCAACCTGATCATCGGGTCCAGTGGTACTGGCAAAAGTGTACTTTTAAAATGTATCGTGGGCCTTATCCCGCCTGATGAAGGTCTGGTTTATTTCGATGACAAGGAGTTCACTCGTGCCAACCGTGATGTCAAAACCGAGGTCAGGCGTGAGATTGGTATGCTTTTTCAGGGAGGTGCCCTGTTTGATTCTAAAACTGTAGAGCAAAATGTAATGTTCCCTCTCGATGTACTTACTAAAATGCCAAAAGGCGAAAAAACGGACCGGGTAAATTTTTGCCTGGAACGTGTGGGACTGGCCGGACAAAATAACAAAATGCCATCGGAAATCAGTGGTGGAATGAAAAAGCGTGTAGGTATTGCGCGGGCTATTGTCAACAATTCCCACTACCTGTTTTGTGATGAGCCTAACTCAGGCCTGGACCCTCAAACTTCGATCCTTATCGATGATCTTATCCTGGAGATTACCGAAGAATATAACATCACCACCATTGTTGTAACACATGACATGAATTCGGTGCTGGGAATCGGCGAAAACATTATGTTTCTCTATAAGGGTAAAAAGCTTTGGGAAGGAAATAAAAACGACCTGATGAATACCGGCGTGAAGGAATTTGACGATTTCGTGTTTGCCAATAAGGTAATGCAGAAGTTGAAGCATATTTAA
- a CDS encoding DUF6265 family protein, with the protein MKQLIVITFLLCFCMEPGIAQSGEAGEKPSIPIEKLEWLKGYWLGDGFGGVSEEVWTHAADNTMMGMYRHIKDGKVTFYEFMHLTPEGMKLKHFNPDLTAWEDKEDFVRFPLIEVTEDKIIFKGLEIWKKSEDEMEMSLRLNRNGKIETEVFHFKRSAL; encoded by the coding sequence ATGAAACAGTTAATTGTAATTACCTTTCTGCTGTGCTTCTGCATGGAGCCCGGCATAGCACAGTCGGGTGAAGCCGGCGAAAAACCTTCCATACCCATCGAAAAGCTGGAGTGGCTTAAAGGATACTGGCTGGGAGATGGTTTTGGTGGTGTGTCAGAAGAAGTATGGACTCATGCAGCAGATAATACCATGATGGGGATGTATCGTCATATTAAAGACGGGAAAGTTACTTTTTATGAATTCATGCACCTGACCCCCGAAGGTATGAAACTAAAGCACTTCAATCCGGACCTGACCGCCTGGGAAGATAAAGAAGATTTCGTACGATTCCCTTTAATAGAAGTCACCGAAGATAAAATCATCTTCAAGGGTCTCGAAATATGGAAGAAATCAGAAGACGAAATGGAAATGTCGCTCCGGCTCAACCGCAATGGAAAAATTGAAACAGAAGTGTTTCACTTCAAACGATCGGCTCTATGA
- a CDS encoding YciI family protein → MNNHEQLTPAEQEAFEALKQPVQPDIQLEDRVVNALKKEKLISTNSVWKGWTLKIAASITLLAAGIIIGKIIYSPMETQSQFNYMLVLYEDNRFTPSDPEEMFMEYSKWMTGIQEQGVTIDGQEMKPSSLFLEPDGSQVTTDSKRRVGGYFVINAGSLDQAMKIARDSPHLKYGGSIEVKEFMIR, encoded by the coding sequence ATGAATAACCACGAACAACTAACACCTGCTGAGCAAGAGGCATTTGAGGCCTTAAAGCAGCCTGTTCAGCCGGATATTCAATTGGAAGACCGAGTTGTGAACGCGCTGAAAAAGGAGAAGCTTATAAGCACAAACTCAGTATGGAAAGGGTGGACGTTGAAAATAGCAGCCTCCATAACACTGCTTGCTGCGGGAATCATAATAGGAAAAATAATATATTCACCCATGGAAACACAATCACAATTCAACTACATGCTGGTACTTTATGAAGATAACCGTTTTACGCCGTCGGACCCTGAAGAAATGTTTATGGAATATTCAAAATGGATGACAGGTATTCAGGAGCAGGGAGTGACCATAGACGGGCAGGAAATGAAACCATCTTCACTGTTTCTCGAGCCTGATGGCAGCCAGGTTACTACCGATAGCAAACGTCGGGTAGGCGGGTATTTTGTAATCAACGCCGGTTCGCTGGATCAGGCTATGAAAATAGCCAGGGATAGTCCTCATCTTAAATATGGAGGGAGTATAGAAGTTAAAGAATTTATGATCAGATAA
- a CDS encoding RNA polymerase sigma factor: MHSEKELADQFLKNRSEEAFRELYRQKTPGLFRLALHLCRQDQYLAEEAIQEMWIIGVKKLKDFQWRSSLQTWLTGILINVVRAYQKRHMKQQGDLEESLKAKESVVLPTIFTSYDLREAIGRLPDGYQQVIILHDIEGYTHKEIGQMLDVNEGTSKSQLFYARKAVRTYLSEKHIKPYQS, from the coding sequence ATGCATTCGGAAAAAGAACTTGCTGATCAGTTTTTAAAAAACAGGAGTGAGGAGGCATTCAGAGAGCTCTACCGTCAGAAAACACCCGGCCTCTTTCGGCTGGCGCTCCACCTGTGCCGGCAAGATCAGTACCTGGCTGAAGAAGCGATACAGGAAATGTGGATCATAGGGGTAAAGAAGCTGAAGGATTTTCAATGGCGTTCGTCACTGCAGACCTGGCTCACCGGTATTCTGATCAATGTGGTAAGAGCATATCAAAAAAGGCATATGAAACAGCAGGGTGATCTGGAAGAAAGCCTAAAAGCGAAAGAGAGTGTAGTGCTGCCCACAATATTTACCTCCTATGATCTGAGAGAAGCCATAGGCCGTTTGCCGGATGGTTACCAGCAAGTGATCATCCTGCATGATATAGAAGGATATACACACAAGGAAATAGGCCAGATGCTAGATGTCAATGAAGGGACCAGCAAAAGCCAGCTATTTTATGCGCGCAAAGCCGTGCGCACATATTTAAGTGAAAAGCACATTAAACCATATCAGTCATGA
- a CDS encoding sensor histidine kinase — protein MLKSKPYYLLGISLVLLLAAVILSIGFVNRQQPEEANVREIQNNLASEITSLQKQVVPILEILERDENIEFSDVQPTPYAFYIFKNGRMVYWSDYRFVPDYRYLKGDYTLKLIRTLRKDFLSRRWAINNSDFEVFGIIPLHNDYKIDNNYVQSGYNRSIFPAQDLTIYDLKHKEGSEVCINGTECLFKVEFHEGHVQKNLAVNMATLVLYCFGGILLLVFVISRARRMAKGNIEYSLLFVGGSLLTIRLLMLIFNFPDALVQTSLFDSRHFASSSFNPSFGDLFLNISCLLVVSVLLFRHYHRSLFVRYILQAPEIVRRITAIVLGGLLFLTFHYQYLIFQTIYHNSQITYDINQTIRFDGNRVMGFVIFITNTAIAFLLFHVLFRLLQVISKGKRFAIYNVFAGMLAFGVVNWLIGQQFLPAVIVATLFFAILIITRLPKYISRLRYNTFLYLFSGILASSLIGTIAIYEFEHEREHDRKLKFANQFLIENDNLAEFLLSEANDKIREDVFIQSRMSSPFLSKDIVRSKIRQVYLSNYFDKYDVQIYLYNANGQPFESSSGSLMPSEIKKFNVEEYKTPYDGIYFINRLGLKASKRYLDFIEVKKRGILVGYVILDLNLKRIIPDNVYPELLVDNRFLFPYQNSNYSYAVFIDGDINYHSGDYNYIVDFNKEYLTIPQLFGGGIKAAGYRHLAVKDQKGRIVVISSNNHPYSDLVSNFSFLFLIQVFIILLMAGGYAFYFNFQNTSLNYSAKIQLYLNVAFFLPLFAVSITTLSLINSSFKKEVNEEYYRKAESISNNIGDDLDQFMRSVDVDREDLPNQLSEVSKFAGVDVNLFSIRGKLLASSQPMIYENNLLSRFVNPVAYAKIKEQGHNAYVTRESVGKLQYNTTFYGVKSFDTGELIGMVSIPFFQSEYALEQNQIEVLTNVINIFTIIFIVFLMISYLAAKWLTFPLVFITQKLKKTTLTAFNEPLVWHADDEIGLMVGEYNRMLVKLEESKKALARSEKESAWREIAQQVAHEIKNPLTPMKLTLQHLSRRLKGKHDDDELEKPINSLLQQVDTLNDIASSFSSFAKMPIPEHEPYEFSAVLKNTINLHRSTENVTIRLNMPDYPVYTIGDEQLMGRIISNIIINAIQAKEGEVLTIEVILSEMKTMKLLLEIKDNGPGIDESIYSKIFIPNFSTKETGSGIGLAIAKHGVEHAGGKIWFETELEKGTSFFIELPTVS, from the coding sequence TTGCTAAAGTCAAAACCATATTATCTGTTAGGTATATCGCTGGTACTCCTGTTAGCAGCTGTTATACTTTCCATTGGATTTGTAAACAGACAACAGCCGGAGGAGGCCAACGTACGTGAAATCCAAAATAATCTTGCCTCAGAGATCACCAGCCTGCAAAAACAGGTGGTGCCAATACTCGAGATACTGGAACGGGACGAAAATATTGAATTTTCGGATGTTCAGCCCACTCCCTATGCCTTCTATATTTTCAAAAACGGGCGGATGGTTTACTGGTCAGATTACCGTTTTGTACCCGACTACCGATACCTGAAAGGTGATTATACATTGAAACTGATAAGAACCCTGAGAAAAGATTTCCTGTCCAGAAGGTGGGCTATTAACAACAGCGACTTTGAAGTATTTGGGATCATTCCGTTGCACAATGACTATAAGATAGACAACAACTATGTGCAGTCGGGATACAACAGGAGCATCTTTCCAGCTCAGGACCTGACCATTTATGATTTAAAGCACAAGGAAGGAAGCGAAGTATGCATTAATGGCACCGAGTGTTTATTTAAAGTTGAATTTCACGAAGGTCATGTACAAAAGAACCTGGCAGTGAACATGGCTACATTGGTGCTGTATTGCTTTGGAGGTATACTTCTGCTTGTTTTTGTGATAAGCAGAGCCCGTAGAATGGCCAAAGGAAACATAGAATACAGCTTACTGTTTGTCGGAGGCTCACTACTGACGATAAGGTTACTGATGCTTATTTTTAATTTTCCAGACGCACTGGTACAAACTTCGCTTTTTGATTCAAGGCATTTTGCATCATCCTCATTCAACCCTTCATTCGGAGACCTTTTTCTGAATATTAGCTGTCTTTTGGTAGTATCTGTACTCTTATTCAGGCATTATCATCGTTCGCTTTTTGTAAGATATATTCTTCAGGCACCGGAAATAGTCAGGCGAATAACCGCAATTGTACTGGGCGGTCTGCTGTTTCTGACCTTTCATTACCAATATCTCATATTTCAAACTATCTATCACAATTCGCAGATCACATACGACATCAACCAGACTATACGATTTGACGGAAACAGGGTGATGGGGTTTGTGATATTTATCACCAATACCGCTATTGCATTTTTGCTATTTCACGTCCTTTTCAGGCTATTGCAGGTCATAAGCAAGGGCAAACGGTTTGCTATATATAACGTTTTTGCCGGAATGCTGGCCTTTGGAGTGGTTAACTGGCTAATTGGCCAGCAATTTCTGCCTGCGGTGATCGTGGCAACGTTATTCTTTGCTATTCTTATCATTACCAGGCTGCCCAAATATATCTCGAGGTTAAGATATAATACCTTTCTCTACCTCTTTTCAGGCATACTTGCATCTTCATTAATTGGTACCATTGCCATATATGAATTCGAACATGAGCGAGAACACGATCGCAAGCTTAAATTTGCCAACCAGTTTTTAATAGAGAATGATAACCTGGCCGAATTCCTGCTTTCCGAGGCCAATGATAAGATCAGAGAAGACGTGTTTATCCAAAGCCGGATGTCAAGCCCTTTTCTTTCCAAGGATATTGTAAGGTCAAAGATCAGGCAGGTATATCTTAGTAACTACTTTGATAAATATGATGTACAAATCTACCTGTACAATGCCAATGGGCAGCCCTTCGAAAGTAGCTCAGGCAGCCTGATGCCCAGTGAGATCAAGAAGTTTAATGTAGAAGAGTATAAAACGCCATACGATGGTATTTACTTCATCAACAGACTTGGACTGAAAGCGTCTAAACGATACCTGGACTTTATAGAAGTTAAAAAGCGTGGCATACTCGTGGGCTATGTGATACTTGACCTGAACCTTAAGCGGATAATTCCTGACAATGTCTACCCTGAACTGCTTGTTGACAACAGGTTCCTGTTTCCATATCAGAATTCAAATTACAGCTACGCCGTCTTCATTGATGGCGATATTAACTACCATTCAGGTGACTATAACTACATTGTAGACTTTAATAAAGAGTACCTTACTATTCCTCAGCTTTTTGGAGGCGGTATCAAAGCGGCAGGTTACCGGCATTTGGCTGTGAAAGACCAAAAAGGAAGAATTGTAGTGATCAGCTCCAATAACCATCCATACTCTGATCTGGTTTCAAATTTCTCTTTTCTCTTTCTCATCCAGGTATTTATTATACTGCTGATGGCTGGAGGCTATGCATTTTATTTCAATTTTCAGAATACCAGCCTCAACTACTCAGCCAAAATACAACTATATCTTAATGTAGCGTTTTTTCTGCCATTGTTTGCTGTAAGTATTACTACCCTTAGCCTTATCAACTCCTCTTTTAAAAAGGAAGTTAATGAAGAGTATTACCGTAAGGCAGAGAGCATAAGCAACAATATAGGTGATGATCTCGACCAGTTCATGCGGAGTGTTGATGTTGACCGGGAAGATCTGCCGAATCAGCTGTCCGAAGTTTCCAAATTTGCAGGTGTTGATGTCAATTTATTTAGTATCAGAGGTAAACTGCTGGCTTCCAGTCAGCCAATGATCTATGAGAATAACCTGCTTTCCAGGTTTGTAAACCCTGTAGCCTACGCCAAAATAAAGGAGCAGGGGCATAATGCCTACGTAACCCGTGAGTCTGTGGGTAAGCTCCAGTACAACACCACCTTTTATGGTGTAAAATCCTTCGATACAGGTGAGTTGATAGGCATGGTGAGCATCCCTTTCTTTCAGTCTGAATATGCCCTTGAACAAAATCAGATTGAGGTGCTAACCAATGTGATCAATATATTCACCATTATCTTTATAGTGTTTTTGATGATTTCATACCTGGCAGCAAAATGGTTGACTTTCCCACTGGTTTTCATTACTCAGAAACTAAAAAAAACCACCCTCACGGCTTTCAATGAGCCCCTGGTATGGCACGCCGACGATGAAATAGGCCTCATGGTGGGAGAGTACAACCGGATGTTGGTAAAGCTTGAAGAAAGTAAGAAGGCACTGGCCAGAAGCGAGAAAGAATCCGCATGGAGGGAAATTGCCCAGCAAGTGGCTCATGAGATAAAAAACCCACTTACACCCATGAAGCTCACACTGCAGCATCTGAGCAGGAGGCTGAAGGGCAAACATGATGATGATGAACTGGAAAAGCCGATCAATAGTTTATTACAGCAAGTGGATACACTTAATGACATAGCATCTTCATTTAGCTCTTTTGCGAAAATGCCTATCCCGGAACATGAACCGTACGAATTTAGCGCAGTGCTTAAGAATACAATTAACCTTCATCGAAGTACGGAGAACGTTACCATTCGCCTGAATATGCCGGATTACCCGGTGTACACAATAGGTGATGAACAACTGATGGGGCGCATCATCTCCAATATTATTATCAATGCCATACAAGCTAAGGAAGGGGAGGTACTGACTATCGAGGTAATATTGAGTGAAATGAAGACGATGAAATTGTTATTGGAAATAAAAGACAACGGCCCGGGCATTGATGAGTCAATTTACAGTAAAATATTTATACCCAACTTCAGCACGAAAGAGACCGGGTCAGGCATTGGTCTGGCAATCGCCAAACATGGTGTGGAACATGCCGGCGGAAAAATCTGGTTTGAGACCGAGCTGGAAAAAGGTACCTCGTTTTTTATCGAATTGCCAACTGTTAGCTAG
- a CDS encoding AraC family transcriptional regulator — protein sequence MDRTFFIYQDFEVYSVDEFSWQKERHRHNFFELLFIEFGMGTHVLNANHHHFKSHDIYFLTPGDVHSFKTSEPTRFHCLRFLPGFFSNTNEAGELEKLFHYHNRTKGSLTLGSADKLFMESLVLKIIREAAQHKKRHSELIRYLMYSILQLILRYATVDENSFGKNTEDLKIDNILSYIRANIANPHKLKKKIIADRFNVSVNYIGEYVKKHLNISLREYVDVSKMHIITERLQQSDRTFSEIGGELGFADSSHFNRFIHRHTGKTPSEYRRSLKR from the coding sequence GTGGACAGAACATTCTTTATATACCAGGATTTTGAGGTTTACTCCGTAGATGAGTTTTCCTGGCAGAAAGAAAGGCACAGGCATAATTTCTTTGAATTACTTTTTATTGAGTTCGGCATGGGTACTCACGTTTTAAATGCCAATCACCATCATTTTAAAAGCCATGATATCTATTTTTTGACACCAGGGGATGTACACTCATTTAAAACCTCGGAACCCACACGTTTTCATTGTCTTCGGTTTTTGCCAGGTTTCTTTAGTAATACAAATGAGGCCGGCGAACTGGAGAAACTTTTTCATTATCATAACCGAACAAAAGGAAGCCTGACACTTGGGAGTGCCGATAAATTATTCATGGAATCTTTGGTGCTTAAAATTATTCGGGAAGCAGCCCAGCACAAAAAGCGGCATAGCGAATTGATCCGATACCTGATGTATTCCATTTTACAGCTGATCCTAAGGTATGCGACAGTTGATGAAAATTCATTTGGAAAAAATACTGAAGATCTTAAAATAGATAACATTTTGAGCTATATCCGGGCAAATATTGCAAACCCCCACAAGCTAAAGAAAAAGATAATAGCCGATCGATTTAACGTTTCAGTTAATTATATCGGAGAGTACGTTAAAAAGCATCTTAACATCTCGTTGCGAGAGTATGTGGATGTAAGTAAAATGCACATAATCACGGAAAGGCTTCAGCAGAGTGACCGGACTTTTTCTGAAATAGGAGGTGAGTTGGGGTTTGCCGACAGTAGCCATTTCAACCGGTTTATACACCGGCATACAGGTAAAACACCATCGGAATATAGGAGGTCATTAAAGAGATAA
- a CDS encoding ketopantoate reductase family protein, translating to MKKIAIAGIGGIGGFIGVSLAKNYHKSKQEEIIFICRNETKEAIVQNGLTLESAAGTLTVLPHRVADAPEEIGILDVLILACKSYSLESIIKAYESCIGDDTVVITLQNVVNGKELIRQYLNKGRIIEGCIYVASNVKNPGYIQHVGGPGKIFIGGESHNDYRWLMDLLVKGGLDITFEENIKGVLWKKYLFVAPVAAITTAYNISFGELSANRHLMDVLKNMMVEIQLLAEKEGILLSDDDVSTSYHMLSKFPYSAKSSLQLDVESGKASEKKFLVDYVMEQSARHALVTPFYNEVNERILSLA from the coding sequence ATGAAAAAGATAGCAATAGCCGGGATCGGCGGAATAGGAGGCTTTATAGGCGTGTCATTGGCCAAAAACTATCACAAGAGTAAACAGGAGGAGATCATATTCATCTGTAGGAATGAAACAAAGGAAGCCATCGTACAAAACGGACTGACTCTGGAATCCGCGGCTGGCACGCTGACTGTACTACCTCACCGGGTAGCCGATGCCCCGGAAGAAATAGGAATACTGGATGTACTGATTCTTGCCTGTAAGTCTTATTCACTCGAAAGTATAATCAAAGCTTATGAAAGCTGTATTGGTGATGATACCGTAGTTATAACATTACAAAATGTGGTCAATGGTAAAGAACTCATCCGGCAGTATTTGAATAAAGGCAGAATCATCGAAGGTTGTATTTATGTGGCCTCAAACGTAAAAAATCCGGGATACATTCAACATGTTGGCGGACCGGGCAAGATATTTATCGGGGGCGAATCCCACAATGATTACCGGTGGCTTATGGATTTACTGGTCAAGGGAGGTCTTGATATTACCTTTGAGGAAAACATTAAGGGCGTATTATGGAAGAAGTATCTTTTTGTAGCTCCGGTGGCTGCTATTACTACTGCATATAACATTTCTTTCGGAGAGCTATCTGCCAACAGGCATCTCATGGATGTGCTAAAGAATATGATGGTGGAGATACAGCTTTTGGCTGAGAAAGAGGGCATACTGTTGTCTGACGATGACGTTTCAACCTCTTACCATATGCTTTCCAAATTCCCATATAGTGCCAAATCTTCATTGCAACTGGATGTCGAAAGTGGAAAGGCGTCTGAAAAAAAGTTTCTCGTTGACTATGTAATGGAACAGAGCGCCCGGCATGCCCTTGTCACCCCGTTTTACAATGAAGTAAATGAGAGGATCCTAAGCCTGGCTTAA
- a CDS encoding uracil-DNA glycosylase family protein: MDKLLAEIRSCTICLPHLEHGVNPVLAAHKNSRIAIIGQAPGSVVHRTGIPWDDKSGDRLREWLGLSKPEFYNPEIVALIPMGFCYPGKGKSGDLPPRKECATAWHSKLFQELKRIELTLLIGAYAQNYYLQNRQLSTLTETVKNFRAYLPGTFVLPHPSPRNNIWIKKNPWFERELLPQLKNVVESIVGSSA; this comes from the coding sequence ATGGATAAGCTATTGGCAGAAATACGCAGTTGTACTATTTGCCTGCCTCACCTGGAGCATGGGGTAAATCCGGTATTGGCTGCTCATAAAAATAGCCGGATAGCTATAATAGGTCAGGCTCCGGGCAGTGTGGTACACCGGACGGGTATCCCCTGGGACGATAAAAGCGGCGACCGCCTGCGCGAGTGGCTGGGGTTGAGCAAGCCAGAATTTTACAACCCTGAGATAGTGGCACTGATACCTATGGGCTTTTGCTACCCGGGCAAAGGCAAATCGGGTGATCTGCCACCGAGAAAGGAATGTGCAACGGCGTGGCATAGTAAACTGTTTCAAGAGCTGAAAAGGATAGAGCTTACCCTGTTGATTGGTGCTTATGCTCAAAACTATTACCTGCAAAACCGACAACTGTCAACACTCACTGAAACGGTTAAAAACTTCCGGGCTTACCTGCCCGGTACATTTGTCTTGCCACATCCTTCTCCAAGAAATAACATCTGGATCAAAAAGAACCCCTGGTTTGAAAGGGAGCTCCTCCCTCAACTAAAAAATGTTGTTGAATCTATTGTCGGTAGTTCAGCATAA
- a CDS encoding SDR family NAD(P)-dependent oxidoreductase, which produces MKKTFNIHQFGPWALITGASSGIGREFARQLASGGINVVLVARRKKLLEELGKELEHKYGIRYRTVEADMSNEKAFDKIRSITDPLDIGLVISNAGTGAPGEFIRLQPDNLLKMVQTSVVAHLKIAHHFGNRLADKRRGGIVLVSAMGAADGLPFMANDAGTRAYIRSFGLGLHTELKRYGVHVTVLVPSPTDTPVVAHLGFSAEKMPMKLLSVEQCVREALHALEKNRPSIIPGFMYRLMDAIVPSSLSRKMFAKMLAEGNGIKLKVT; this is translated from the coding sequence ATGAAAAAGACCTTTAATATACACCAGTTCGGCCCATGGGCACTTATTACAGGAGCCTCGTCCGGCATTGGACGTGAATTTGCCCGTCAACTTGCGTCAGGAGGTATTAATGTCGTACTTGTTGCCAGAAGAAAGAAATTACTTGAAGAACTGGGAAAGGAACTTGAACACAAATACGGTATTCGGTATCGCACAGTTGAGGCTGATATGTCAAATGAGAAAGCTTTTGACAAAATACGTAGCATAACGGATCCCCTGGATATTGGACTTGTAATATCCAATGCGGGAACCGGTGCTCCGGGGGAGTTCATCCGTTTACAGCCTGATAACTTGCTGAAAATGGTACAAACCAGTGTGGTGGCGCATTTGAAAATAGCCCACCATTTTGGAAACCGGCTGGCAGATAAAAGAAGAGGGGGCATAGTGCTGGTCTCGGCTATGGGGGCTGCGGACGGTTTGCCATTCATGGCCAATGATGCCGGAACGAGAGCCTATATTCGAAGTTTTGGGCTTGGCCTGCATACGGAACTGAAAAGATATGGCGTTCATGTAACCGTGCTTGTGCCTTCACCCACTGATACACCGGTGGTAGCACACCTGGGGTTCAGTGCTGAGAAAATGCCAATGAAACTGCTCTCTGTCGAGCAATGTGTCAGAGAGGCCTTGCATGCACTGGAGAAGAACCGCCCCAGTATTATACCAGGCTTTATGTACCGCCTCATGGATGCCATTGTGCCCTCTTCATTGTCAAGAAAAATGTTTGCTAAAATGCTCGCAGAGGGGAATGGTATCAAATTAAAAGTAACTTAG
- a CDS encoding helix-turn-helix transcriptional regulator, producing the protein MVLHHQAFDFGSKRLIEKITVKAPFRLSVNFPDEACFIYFEEGTTKVNSPYEQVAASSGESVLLKCGNYFADLQELATKNQYDILVVHLPRTVLKEIYKGDIPSFTARQEKASFISKINEAAMIREYIKSLNFYFEHPSVVNDELLSLKVKELVLLLIQTKNAGSVADLFGQLFTSVQIDIRQVVEAHIYSGISIEDMAALCHLSVSTFKRQFKKLLNDTPASYIKKKRLHKAKELLALSHLTISEIAYQTGFIDVAHFSNSFKAAYGCAPSLYRQKIIT; encoded by the coding sequence ATGGTACTCCATCATCAGGCATTTGATTTTGGCTCAAAACGGTTAATTGAAAAGATTACCGTAAAGGCCCCTTTCAGGTTGTCAGTGAATTTCCCTGATGAAGCCTGCTTTATTTACTTTGAAGAAGGGACTACAAAGGTAAATTCGCCATATGAGCAGGTAGCCGCAAGCTCAGGGGAGTCTGTTTTGCTGAAGTGTGGTAATTATTTCGCTGATTTGCAAGAACTAGCCACTAAAAATCAATATGACATTCTTGTGGTGCATTTACCACGTACTGTATTAAAAGAGATATATAAAGGAGACATTCCCTCATTTACCGCGAGGCAGGAAAAAGCAAGCTTTATCAGCAAGATCAATGAGGCTGCCATGATCAGGGAGTATATTAAGAGTCTCAATTTCTATTTTGAGCACCCGTCTGTAGTAAATGATGAACTCCTCTCTCTCAAAGTAAAAGAACTGGTACTCTTACTCATCCAAACCAAAAATGCGGGTTCTGTTGCCGACCTCTTTGGTCAATTGTTCACTTCAGTGCAGATTGACATCAGGCAAGTTGTTGAGGCCCACATCTACTCTGGTATTTCCATAGAAGATATGGCAGCGCTTTGTCATCTGAGTGTATCCACTTTTAAGCGCCAGTTTAAGAAGCTATTGAACGATACACCCGCCAGCTATATAAAAAAGAAACGGTTACATAAGGCAAAAGAATTACTTGCCTTGAGCCATTTGACTATAAGTGAAATAGCCTATCAGACAGGTTTTATTGATGTTGCCCATTTTTCCAACTCTTTTAAAGCTGCTTATGGGTGTGCACCATCATTGTACAGGCAAAAAATAATAACCTAG
- a CDS encoding T9SS type A sorting domain-containing protein: MKYILTITLIYLLAVVAAHGQDDLFDKEWEIHQYQVTFLEETSDFYNKNSSENIFDFNGIKFSFTSNGVYTTIKGEKQKDGEWSINNNGDSLKIDGRQYHLVELSEENLIFRNYTLEYADTSARLDTVYFYNKLKPVPGSEKVTGIKKQTQENTLAVYPNPSDNIITIRLLSDALKEEHVQYRILNINGKEMDKQPVPKGRSAFDIQIGTLPKGVYILEILNQHSRRLAIHKLLKK; this comes from the coding sequence ATGAAATATATACTTACCATAACTTTAATATATCTGCTTGCCGTAGTAGCAGCCCATGGTCAGGATGACCTTTTTGATAAAGAATGGGAAATCCATCAATATCAGGTTACTTTTCTTGAAGAGACCTCTGATTTCTATAATAAAAATTCCTCGGAGAATATATTTGATTTTAATGGTATAAAGTTCTCTTTTACTTCAAACGGCGTTTATACCACAATCAAGGGAGAAAAACAAAAGGATGGAGAATGGTCTATTAATAATAATGGCGACAGTCTTAAAATTGATGGCAGGCAATACCATCTGGTAGAGCTTAGTGAAGAAAATCTGATTTTTAGAAATTATACCCTTGAATATGCCGATACCTCGGCCCGATTGGATACTGTTTACTTTTATAATAAACTCAAACCTGTACCCGGAAGCGAAAAAGTCACGGGAATAAAGAAACAAACGCAGGAGAATACTCTTGCAGTATACCCTAACCCTTCTGATAATATTATAACTATAAGGCTGCTGTCTGATGCTCTGAAAGAAGAGCATGTACAATACAGAATATTGAATATAAACGGAAAGGAAATGGATAAACAGCCTGTTCCCAAAGGCAGATCTGCTTTTGATATTCAAATCGGGACTTTACCAAAGGGCGTTTATATTCTGGAAATCTTGAATCAACACAGTAGAAGGCTGGCTATTCATAAGCTTCTCAAAAAGTAA